In Microbacterium laevaniformans, a single window of DNA contains:
- a CDS encoding transglutaminase family protein has protein sequence MPPRERRRRGELRLALALWLGILSTLVPLTRVVQSGSWLWGAIALPFALLALGYGLRRLRLPVIVVTIIELAAWTGAVTAVFFPANALLGVIPTGGIVEALPRMITTASALITDGVAPLTPTQPLVFLIVASLGLLTVALDHVVITARMPLLASIALVAVWLIPAIAVPAGVDIVAFVVLAASVLLLIRAETRTRETPSAAASPRAVTARAGGVAAVATSIGAVAIIAALAVGPTLQASVPAAGFGTSTMIDPSLDLGKNLRRQDGATVLTLRTDGTSVPYLRVATLSLFDGTVWQPDRTSTVDLSAAPLEPVELSADIAVVQTRTTVAIKNLASAYAPVPYPATEVDGLAGAWQFAPYNRTVAGAAGATQGQEYTVVSDIAQPTLEQIRASSAGGAGVSIDVDSLPAGSPPIIAQLARQVTAQADTDYDKLIALQDWFRGPEFTYSLDAPVQEGFDGQGVDAVAAFLQAKTGYCVHFAGAFALMARSLGMPTRIVVGFLPGSFTGQVIDGQRVIDVTGRQLHAWPEVSFRGIGWVPFEPTKGLGTETRFDSAASTATAAPTTSPRPEATSAATPAPTADVNDPQQGAQTDAAGSGPTLIDLRPLLSILGAVVVVAALPGVAGAVRRLMLRRRGTVAAAWRLVQDTAIDAGLPVPSSRSPRAFGAFLVSAGGAPATPMSQLVAAVERANYAADAAGAGPDAAAMSAALGIRSAMLAAMPAARRARTLALPWSLVVRPGSGLADRDAPA, from the coding sequence GTGCCGCCTCGTGAGCGACGCCGCCGCGGAGAGCTGCGCCTCGCACTGGCGCTGTGGCTCGGCATCCTGAGCACTCTCGTGCCGCTCACCCGCGTCGTGCAGAGCGGCTCGTGGCTGTGGGGCGCGATCGCCCTGCCGTTCGCGCTGCTGGCGCTCGGCTACGGACTGCGCCGGCTGCGACTGCCGGTCATCGTCGTCACGATCATCGAGCTCGCCGCGTGGACCGGCGCGGTCACCGCCGTCTTCTTCCCGGCGAACGCCCTTCTGGGTGTGATCCCGACCGGCGGCATCGTGGAGGCGCTGCCCCGGATGATCACCACGGCATCCGCTCTCATCACGGACGGTGTCGCTCCCCTGACGCCGACGCAGCCGCTCGTGTTCCTCATCGTCGCATCGCTCGGGCTTCTGACCGTCGCCCTCGATCACGTCGTCATCACGGCGCGGATGCCGCTTCTGGCCAGCATCGCCCTGGTCGCCGTCTGGCTCATCCCCGCCATCGCCGTGCCGGCCGGGGTCGACATCGTGGCGTTCGTGGTGCTCGCGGCATCCGTGCTGCTGCTCATCCGCGCCGAGACCCGCACCCGCGAGACACCGAGCGCCGCCGCGTCCCCACGCGCCGTCACCGCGCGCGCCGGCGGCGTCGCGGCCGTCGCCACCTCGATCGGCGCCGTCGCGATCATCGCGGCGCTCGCGGTCGGACCCACGCTGCAAGCGTCGGTTCCCGCGGCGGGGTTCGGCACCTCCACGATGATCGATCCGTCGCTGGATCTCGGCAAAAACCTGCGTCGCCAGGACGGCGCGACGGTGCTCACCCTGCGCACCGACGGCACCAGCGTGCCCTACCTGCGCGTGGCGACGCTGTCGCTGTTCGATGGCACGGTGTGGCAGCCCGATCGCACGAGCACGGTCGATCTGAGCGCAGCGCCGCTAGAGCCCGTCGAGCTCTCGGCGGACATCGCCGTCGTACAGACCCGCACGACCGTCGCGATCAAGAACCTCGCGTCCGCCTACGCGCCCGTCCCGTACCCGGCCACCGAGGTCGACGGATTGGCCGGTGCGTGGCAGTTCGCCCCGTACAACCGCACCGTCGCCGGCGCGGCCGGGGCGACGCAGGGCCAGGAGTACACCGTCGTCTCCGACATCGCCCAGCCGACGCTCGAGCAGATCCGCGCGTCGTCGGCGGGAGGCGCGGGTGTGAGCATCGACGTGGACTCCCTCCCCGCCGGCAGCCCGCCGATCATCGCGCAGCTGGCCCGTCAGGTCACCGCGCAGGCCGACACCGACTACGACAAGCTCATCGCGCTGCAGGACTGGTTCCGCGGTCCGGAGTTCACGTACTCGCTCGACGCGCCCGTGCAGGAGGGCTTCGACGGGCAGGGCGTCGACGCCGTGGCCGCCTTCCTCCAGGCCAAGACAGGATATTGCGTGCACTTCGCGGGCGCCTTCGCTCTCATGGCTCGCAGCCTCGGCATGCCGACGCGGATCGTCGTCGGGTTCCTCCCCGGCTCGTTCACCGGTCAGGTCATCGACGGTCAGCGCGTCATCGATGTGACGGGTCGCCAGCTGCACGCGTGGCCAGAGGTCTCCTTCCGCGGCATCGGCTGGGTCCCGTTCGAGCCGACCAAGGGCCTCGGCACCGAGACGCGCTTCGACAGCGCCGCCTCGACCGCGACCGCGGCGCCGACGACGTCGCCCCGTCCGGAGGCGACCTCCGCGGCCACGCCCGCCCCGACGGCCGACGTGAACGACCCGCAGCAGGGGGCGCAGACGGATGCCGCAGGCTCGGGCCCGACGCTGATCGATCTGCGTCCGCTGCTGAGCATCCTCGGCGCCGTCGTCGTGGTCGCCGCACTGCCGGGGGTGGCGGGGGCGGTGCGGCGGCTCATGCTGCGCCGGCGCGGAACGGTGGCCGCCGCGTGGCGCCTCGTGCAGGACACCGCGATCGACGCGGGTTTGCCGGTGCCGTCGTCGCGCTCGCCACGCGCCTTCGGCGCCTTCCTCGTCAGCGCCGGGGGCGCCCCCGCGACGCCGATGTCTCAGCTCGTGGCCGCCGTCGAGCGGGCGAACTACGCGGCGGACGCGGCCGGCGCGGGCCCGGATGCCGCAGCGATGAGCGCCGCCCTCGGCATCCGATCCGCCATGCTCGCGGCGATGCCGGCGGCGCGGCGGGCGCGCACGCTGGCGCTGCCGTGGTCGCTCGTCGTGCGGCCGGGCTCCGGCCTGGCCGATCGCGACGCGCCGGCCTGA
- a CDS encoding dicarboxylate/amino acid:cation symporter codes for MSSTSTTAPAARPPKPKKPFYRSFGFQITVALIAGILLGILALNLGPDAAGNPNGLSATLSTIGSSYVTLLKAAVVPLIFLAVVASITQLRNVTNAARLAGQTLLWFGITALIAVTIGIVLGITIQPGNRVAHDQLTTGAPYTVGTWWNFLKGLIPQNFLGLTVSSSASETTGAITSTVGFNVLQVIVISVAVGIAALKVGKRAEPFVAFTQSSLKIVQRVLWWIIRIAPLGTLGLIASAVVQYGTGKLLTLVWFVVAVYAGLVLVLFVVYPILVKSHGLSIKQYFSGVWPAVQLGFVSRSSIGTLPLTQRVTERNLGVPREYASFAVPLGATTKMDGCAAIYPAIAAIFVAQFFGIELNIVSYLLIALVSVVGSAATAGTTGATVMLTLTLSTLGLPLEGVGLLLAIDPILDMGRTAVNVAGQALVPTIVAKREGILNRELYDAPRDGEPFADDSADDADEQAPALARS; via the coding sequence ATGAGTTCCACCAGCACCACCGCGCCCGCCGCGCGTCCGCCCAAGCCGAAGAAGCCGTTCTACCGCTCGTTCGGCTTCCAGATCACGGTCGCGCTGATCGCCGGCATCCTGCTCGGCATCCTCGCCCTGAACCTCGGTCCGGATGCCGCGGGCAACCCCAACGGCCTGTCCGCGACCCTGTCGACCATCGGTTCGTCCTACGTGACGCTGCTGAAGGCTGCCGTCGTCCCGCTCATCTTCCTCGCGGTCGTCGCCAGCATCACGCAGCTGCGCAACGTGACCAACGCCGCGCGGCTGGCGGGTCAGACCCTGCTGTGGTTCGGGATCACGGCCCTCATCGCCGTGACGATCGGCATCGTCCTGGGCATCACGATCCAGCCCGGTAACCGCGTCGCCCACGACCAGCTCACGACGGGCGCCCCCTACACCGTCGGTACGTGGTGGAACTTCCTCAAAGGCCTGATCCCGCAGAACTTCCTCGGCCTCACCGTGTCGAGCTCGGCGAGCGAGACGACCGGTGCGATCACCTCTACCGTCGGCTTCAACGTGCTGCAGGTCATCGTCATCTCGGTCGCCGTCGGCATCGCCGCGCTCAAGGTCGGCAAGCGCGCCGAGCCGTTCGTCGCGTTCACGCAGTCGTCGCTGAAGATCGTGCAGCGGGTGCTCTGGTGGATCATCCGCATCGCGCCCCTCGGCACGCTCGGCCTCATCGCCTCGGCGGTCGTGCAGTACGGCACCGGCAAGCTGCTCACGCTCGTCTGGTTCGTCGTGGCAGTGTACGCAGGCCTCGTGCTGGTGCTCTTCGTCGTCTACCCGATCCTCGTCAAGAGCCACGGCCTGTCGATCAAGCAGTACTTCTCCGGCGTCTGGCCGGCCGTGCAGCTCGGGTTCGTCTCGCGCTCCTCGATCGGCACACTCCCGCTGACCCAGCGCGTGACCGAGCGCAACCTCGGCGTGCCGCGCGAGTACGCCTCGTTCGCGGTGCCGCTGGGCGCGACGACCAAGATGGACGGCTGCGCCGCGATCTACCCGGCGATCGCCGCGATCTTCGTCGCCCAGTTCTTCGGCATCGAGCTGAACATCGTGTCGTACCTGCTGATCGCGCTCGTCTCGGTCGTGGGCTCGGCGGCCACCGCCGGCACCACCGGCGCGACGGTCATGCTCACGCTGACCCTCTCCACCCTCGGCCTGCCCCTGGAGGGTGTCGGTCTGCTCCTCGCGATCGACCCGATCCTCGACATGGGCCGCACCGCGGTCAACGTCGCGGGCCAGGCCCTGGTGCCCACGATCGTCGCGAAGCGCGAGGGCATCCTGAACCGCGAGCTGTACGACGCGCCGCGCGACGGCGAGCCGTTCGCCGACGACTCGGCCGACGACGCCGACGAGCAGGCCCCGGCGCTCGCGCGCAGCTGA
- a CDS encoding arsenate reductase ArsC, producing the protein MTDSTKPAVLFVCVHNAGRSQMAAGYLRALAGDRIDVFSAGSEPGNAVNPAAVAVMAEEGIDLSSATPQILTTDAVRQADVVITMGCGDACPIFPGKRYEDWQLTDPAGQPVEVVRGVRDDIKGRVQELIASLS; encoded by the coding sequence ATGACCGACTCCACCAAGCCCGCCGTCCTCTTCGTCTGCGTGCACAACGCCGGCCGCTCTCAGATGGCCGCCGGATACCTCCGTGCGCTCGCCGGCGACCGCATCGATGTGTTCTCGGCCGGCAGCGAGCCGGGCAATGCGGTAAACCCGGCAGCCGTGGCCGTGATGGCCGAAGAAGGCATCGACCTGTCCTCGGCCACCCCGCAGATTCTGACCACGGATGCCGTGCGCCAGGCCGACGTCGTCATCACGATGGGATGCGGGGATGCATGCCCCATCTTCCCCGGAAAGCGCTACGAGGATTGGCAGCTGACCGACCCGGCGGGCCAGCCCGTAGAGGTCGTCCGCGGGGTGCGTGACGACATCAAGGGGCGGGTGCAGGAACTCATCGCCAGCCTGAGCTGA
- a CDS encoding FAD-dependent oxidoreductase, whose protein sequence is MDDALPVVVIGAGPQGLAAAAHLVERGMPVVVLEAGDTPAAAVAEWGHVRLFSDWSELVDAASARLLDATGWTPPPSGYPTGAQWIGRYLAPLADALGDRVRYGARVVGVSRSGRDRLVDAGRGDQPFTVHVRPTGGDDYRLAARAVIDASGTWETPNPAGADGLPALGERAAADRLSYRIPDFRDRSGFEGRHTVVVGSGHSALTAVLALARMARRDPSTTVTWALRRASARKAFGGGEADELPARGALGIRAKEFVDAGLVSLVTGFRVERVTDAGDGVVLVAEDGRHLAADRAVVLTGFRPDLSFLSELCLELDSALQAPVRIAAEVDPNVHSCGSVAATGAADLAHPEPGFFIVGAKSYGRAPTFLALTGYEQVRSVVADVAGDHAAARRVELVLPDTGVCGGAGLFDASGASRRGACCAPPPQPVSIIPTAPALS, encoded by the coding sequence GTGGATGACGCACTGCCCGTCGTCGTGATCGGCGCCGGCCCCCAGGGGCTCGCCGCCGCCGCCCATCTCGTCGAACGCGGGATGCCGGTCGTCGTGCTCGAAGCGGGAGACACTCCGGCCGCTGCGGTGGCTGAGTGGGGCCATGTGCGGCTGTTCTCCGACTGGTCCGAGCTCGTCGATGCCGCCAGCGCTCGCCTCCTTGACGCGACGGGCTGGACACCGCCGCCGAGCGGCTACCCCACCGGCGCGCAGTGGATCGGTCGCTATCTCGCACCGCTGGCCGACGCACTCGGCGATCGTGTTCGTTACGGCGCGCGCGTCGTCGGCGTCTCGCGGTCGGGACGCGACCGCCTCGTCGATGCCGGCCGCGGCGATCAGCCCTTCACGGTGCACGTCCGACCGACCGGAGGCGACGACTATCGCCTCGCGGCACGCGCCGTCATCGACGCCTCCGGTACGTGGGAGACCCCCAACCCCGCGGGTGCGGACGGTCTGCCGGCTCTCGGCGAGCGCGCGGCGGCCGACCGGCTCAGCTACCGCATCCCCGATTTCCGAGATCGCTCCGGATTCGAGGGCAGACACACCGTCGTCGTCGGTTCCGGGCATTCCGCCCTCACCGCGGTCCTGGCCCTGGCACGGATGGCGCGCCGCGACCCGTCCACGACGGTGACCTGGGCGCTGCGTCGTGCGAGCGCGCGGAAGGCGTTCGGCGGGGGTGAAGCAGACGAGCTGCCCGCGCGCGGCGCCCTCGGCATCCGGGCGAAGGAGTTCGTGGATGCCGGTCTCGTCTCGCTCGTGACGGGGTTCCGCGTGGAACGCGTCACGGATGCCGGTGATGGCGTGGTCCTCGTGGCGGAGGACGGTCGTCACCTCGCTGCCGACAGGGCCGTCGTGCTCACCGGCTTCCGCCCCGACCTGTCGTTCCTGTCGGAGCTGTGTCTGGAGCTCGACTCCGCCTTGCAGGCTCCCGTTCGCATCGCCGCCGAGGTGGATCCGAACGTGCACTCGTGCGGCTCGGTCGCCGCCACTGGCGCCGCCGACCTCGCCCACCCCGAACCGGGTTTCTTCATCGTCGGCGCGAAGTCGTACGGCCGCGCGCCGACCTTTCTCGCGCTCACCGGGTACGAGCAGGTGCGCAGCGTCGTGGCCGACGTGGCGGGCGATCACGCGGCCGCACGGCGTGTCGAGCTGGTCTTGCCCGATACTGGCGTGTGTGGCGGTGCCGGGCTCTTCGACGCCTCGGGCGCTTCGCGTCGCGGCGCCTGCTGCGCACCGCCGCCTCAGCCCGTCTCGATCATCCCGACCGCGCCCGCCCTCTCCTGA
- a CDS encoding ArsR/SmtB family transcription factor translates to MPTLLPLLTNTADGCSSTAPVNALTADEAEMLARTFKALGDPTRVRLLSLIAASPGGEACICDLTAPVGLSQPTVSHHMKLLVDAGLATREQRGRWAYFRVVADALDQAANALRP, encoded by the coding sequence ATGCCGACGCTGCTGCCCCTCCTGACGAACACCGCCGACGGGTGCAGCTCGACCGCGCCCGTGAACGCACTGACGGCGGATGAGGCAGAGATGCTCGCCCGCACCTTCAAGGCGCTCGGCGACCCCACGCGGGTGCGCCTGCTGTCGCTGATCGCCGCATCGCCGGGCGGTGAAGCATGCATCTGCGATCTCACCGCACCGGTCGGCCTCTCCCAGCCGACCGTGTCCCACCACATGAAGCTTCTCGTGGATGCCGGGCTCGCCACGCGTGAGCAGCGCGGGCGCTGGGCGTACTTCCGGGTCGTCGCCGATGCCCTCGACCAGGCCGCGAATGCTCTCCGCCCGTGA
- a CDS encoding GNAT family N-acetyltransferase, producing the protein MEAIYHEGLATGNASFEAEPPVWEAFDTGKLGVGRLVAVDADGGVTGWVAASAVSTREVYRGVVAGQWRDTILVERRRPDGAPSRENPAQAFAWTGFSAERK; encoded by the coding sequence GTGGAGGCGATCTATCACGAAGGCCTCGCCACGGGAAACGCAAGCTTCGAGGCTGAGCCGCCCGTGTGGGAGGCCTTCGACACCGGCAAGCTCGGCGTCGGCCGGTTGGTCGCCGTCGACGCCGACGGCGGCGTCACCGGCTGGGTCGCCGCATCCGCCGTCTCGACCCGCGAGGTGTACCGCGGCGTCGTCGCGGGTCAGTGGCGCGACACGATCCTGGTCGAACGTCGCCGCCCCGACGGAGCGCCGTCACGCGAGAACCCCGCCCAGGCTTTCGCGTGGACGGGGTTCTCGGCTGAGCGGAAGTGA
- a CDS encoding NUDIX hydrolase encodes MPSDSAAPVVGARAELTALARDGRDWTAPLRHLPAGVSPRAAAVLILFGVLDDVQSAHAAQDAAVSRDLDVLLLERATTLRAHPGQVAFPGGRLDPADAGPIAAALREAEEETGLDPAGVEVLGALPPVPLEFSGHLVTPVLGWWRHPSPVRVVDDAESAAVFRAPVADLLDARNRGVTVIERDGQTWRGPAFEVQGHLVWGFTAMVIDALFDRLGWTEPWDLGARTRRIPLPI; translated from the coding sequence GTGCCCTCCGACTCCGCCGCTCCCGTCGTCGGGGCACGCGCCGAGCTGACCGCTCTGGCTCGCGATGGCCGGGACTGGACAGCCCCGCTGCGGCACCTGCCCGCAGGCGTCTCGCCGCGCGCCGCCGCGGTGCTGATTCTGTTCGGCGTGCTCGATGACGTACAGAGCGCACACGCGGCGCAGGATGCCGCGGTCTCGCGCGACCTCGACGTGCTGCTGCTGGAGCGTGCGACCACGCTCCGCGCTCATCCGGGACAGGTTGCGTTTCCCGGAGGACGCCTCGACCCCGCGGATGCCGGGCCCATCGCGGCCGCACTGCGCGAAGCCGAGGAGGAGACGGGGCTCGATCCGGCCGGCGTCGAGGTGCTGGGCGCGCTGCCGCCGGTGCCGTTGGAGTTCTCCGGGCACCTGGTGACTCCCGTGCTGGGGTGGTGGCGGCATCCGTCGCCCGTTCGCGTCGTCGACGACGCCGAGTCGGCCGCCGTGTTCCGCGCGCCGGTCGCCGACCTGCTCGATGCGCGCAACCGCGGGGTGACCGTCATCGAGCGTGACGGACAGACGTGGCGCGGGCCCGCCTTCGAGGTGCAGGGTCATCTCGTCTGGGGTTTCACCGCGATGGTGATCGACGCGCTGTTCGACCGGCTCGGCTGGACCGAGCCGTGGGACCTGGGCGCCCGGACCCGGCGCATACCGCTGCCGATCTAG
- a CDS encoding ATP-grasp domain-containing protein, with translation MTSPAPRIGIVVTDAAFYSDEDPDHDTPILLDALRARGAAAEAVVWHDATVDLAAFDLLAVRSPWDYPERPDEFQAWLERAAASTRVVNAPATMRWNLDKHYLSDLEGAGIRVVPTAYATSVDDVRAALAAHARVVVKPAVSAGARDTGLFDADDERALELATRIIEAGGTAMIQPEVPELSRGWEKALYLIDGRFTHAISKGALLEVGGGLIGGVYEEHPEQVPAYDDEIAFATAVVQAVQTVTGGPLPLYARVDTVRSRAYGLALLEVELVEPALNLHVAPHATDAVVDALLTAATG, from the coding sequence GTGACCTCGCCTGCACCGCGGATCGGCATCGTCGTCACCGACGCCGCCTTCTACTCCGACGAAGACCCCGACCACGACACGCCGATCCTCCTCGACGCGCTCCGTGCTCGCGGCGCGGCGGCCGAGGCCGTCGTCTGGCACGACGCCACCGTCGATCTCGCCGCCTTCGATCTGCTCGCGGTCCGCTCTCCGTGGGACTACCCCGAGCGTCCCGATGAGTTCCAGGCGTGGCTCGAGCGCGCGGCGGCATCCACCCGCGTCGTCAACGCTCCGGCGACGATGCGCTGGAACCTCGACAAGCACTACCTCTCCGACCTCGAAGGCGCCGGCATCCGCGTGGTGCCGACCGCGTACGCGACGAGCGTCGATGACGTCCGCGCGGCGCTGGCCGCGCACGCCCGGGTCGTCGTGAAGCCGGCGGTATCGGCGGGGGCGCGCGACACCGGCCTCTTCGACGCCGACGACGAGCGGGCGCTCGAGCTGGCGACACGGATCATCGAGGCCGGCGGCACCGCGATGATCCAGCCCGAGGTGCCCGAGCTGTCCCGCGGGTGGGAGAAGGCGCTCTACCTGATCGACGGACGCTTCACGCACGCCATCTCCAAGGGTGCGCTGCTGGAGGTGGGCGGCGGACTCATCGGCGGCGTCTACGAGGAACATCCCGAGCAGGTGCCCGCCTACGACGACGAGATCGCCTTCGCCACCGCCGTCGTGCAGGCCGTGCAGACGGTCACCGGCGGCCCGCTCCCCCTGTACGCCCGCGTCGACACGGTGCGCTCGCGCGCATACGGGCTGGCGCTGCTGGAGGTCGAACTCGTCGAACCCGCCCTCAACCTGCACGTCGCGCCGCACGCCACCGATGCCGTGGTCGACGCGCTGCTCACCGCGGCAACGGGCTGA
- a CDS encoding ABC1 kinase family protein, whose product MQSGSRARYRRILRFAALSLAQTWWYDLFLPRVGLGRLAERSRSARMQRIARRFHALAVDLGGLMIKVGQFMSSRLDVLPPEITKELEGLQDEVPPVPFADIRAAAEAQLGMPLERAYAWFDETPVAAASLGQAHRARLTPADATLSGFGAVVVKVQRPGIDEIVDVDLAALRRVAGWLSRVRLVSDRVDAPALAEEFAATSREEIDYLHEAQNAERFGADVADDPAVAVPEVVWERSTRKVLTLQDVTAIKISDVAGLRAAGIDPVEVAEVFATTMFTQLFRTGFFHADPHPGNVFVTPRPAGADAAAPAWTLTFIDFGMMGIVDDRLRSGLRTVLLAVAARDSKRLVQGILDVGALLPGADTRELERAYAKLFARFGGMGFAQLREVDPREFRDFAEEFGDVVRSLPFQLPENFLLIVRAISLTSGVCSTLEPEYNIWESIEPFAGQVLRDEGGNVVKDALAQVAEVATTAWRLPGRLDGLITGFEEGTVSVDMSRLERRLDRLERIAQRGLAAVVFGILLIGGILLRVTDEVFGVAMMIASLVPLVVSLLPRGRRRRR is encoded by the coding sequence GTGCAGTCCGGCTCACGCGCGCGGTACCGGCGCATCCTCCGCTTCGCCGCACTTTCGCTGGCGCAGACCTGGTGGTACGACCTGTTCCTGCCGCGCGTGGGCCTCGGGCGCCTCGCCGAGCGGTCGCGCAGCGCGCGGATGCAGCGCATCGCCCGCCGCTTCCACGCGCTCGCCGTCGACCTCGGCGGTCTCATGATCAAGGTCGGCCAGTTCATGTCCTCGCGCCTGGACGTGCTGCCGCCGGAGATCACGAAGGAGCTGGAGGGGCTGCAGGACGAGGTGCCGCCGGTGCCGTTCGCGGACATCCGTGCCGCCGCCGAGGCGCAGCTCGGGATGCCGCTGGAGCGCGCGTATGCCTGGTTCGACGAGACTCCTGTGGCCGCGGCATCCCTGGGGCAGGCGCACCGCGCCCGACTGACGCCGGCAGATGCGACGCTGAGCGGATTCGGCGCCGTCGTCGTGAAGGTGCAGCGCCCGGGGATCGACGAGATCGTCGACGTCGACCTGGCGGCGCTGCGCCGAGTCGCAGGGTGGCTGAGTCGCGTGCGGCTCGTCTCGGACCGCGTCGATGCGCCCGCGCTGGCCGAGGAGTTCGCCGCGACATCGCGCGAGGAGATCGACTACCTGCACGAAGCGCAGAACGCCGAGCGATTCGGCGCGGACGTGGCGGATGACCCCGCCGTCGCCGTGCCGGAGGTCGTCTGGGAGCGCTCGACGCGCAAGGTTCTGACGCTGCAGGATGTGACGGCGATCAAGATCTCCGACGTCGCGGGCCTGCGCGCGGCCGGCATCGATCCCGTGGAGGTGGCCGAGGTCTTCGCGACGACCATGTTCACGCAGCTGTTCCGCACGGGTTTCTTCCACGCCGATCCGCACCCGGGCAACGTCTTCGTGACGCCCCGCCCCGCCGGCGCGGATGCCGCGGCGCCGGCGTGGACACTGACCTTCATCGACTTCGGCATGATGGGCATCGTCGACGACCGGCTGCGCTCAGGGCTTCGTACCGTGCTGCTGGCCGTCGCGGCTCGCGACAGCAAGAGACTGGTGCAGGGCATTCTCGATGTCGGCGCGCTCTTGCCCGGCGCCGACACCCGCGAGCTCGAGCGTGCCTACGCGAAACTGTTCGCCCGCTTCGGCGGCATGGGATTCGCGCAACTGCGCGAGGTCGATCCCCGCGAGTTCCGCGACTTCGCGGAGGAGTTCGGCGATGTCGTGCGGAGCCTGCCGTTCCAGCTGCCGGAGAACTTCCTGCTGATCGTGCGCGCGATCTCGCTCACCTCGGGCGTCTGCAGCACGCTGGAGCCCGAGTACAACATCTGGGAGAGCATCGAGCCGTTCGCCGGTCAGGTGCTGCGTGATGAGGGCGGCAACGTCGTGAAGGACGCGCTCGCGCAGGTCGCGGAGGTCGCCACGACCGCGTGGCGTCTGCCCGGACGCCTCGACGGACTCATCACGGGTTTCGAGGAGGGCACGGTGTCGGTCGACATGTCGCGCCTGGAACGCCGGCTCGACCGCCTGGAGCGGATCGCCCAGCGGGGACTCGCGGCGGTGGTCTTCGGCATCCTGCTCATCGGCGGCATCCTGCTGCGGGTGACCGACGAGGTCTTCGGTGTGGCGATGATGATCGCGTCGCTCGTCCCGCTCGTCGTCAGCCTCCTGCCGCGCGGTCGGCGCCGGCGCCGCTAG
- a CDS encoding PadR family transcriptional regulator — MNGSFSGPGFGGRGFGSGPFAAGSAGMWDAMENLRASFEQRTGPRMGRGDVRAAVLALLAEQPMHGYQIIQEIEQRSDGAWKPSAGSVYPTLQMLADEGLIVAEEANGRKTYALTDAGRAEAEASADRPAPWETPSQRDGGRMSALPKAGFALAQAVGQVGRTGTPEQVQSAVEILDEARRRVYALLAQG, encoded by the coding sequence ATGAACGGTTCATTCTCCGGTCCGGGCTTCGGCGGACGGGGGTTCGGCTCCGGCCCCTTCGCGGCTGGGTCGGCTGGCATGTGGGACGCGATGGAGAATCTCCGCGCATCCTTCGAGCAGCGCACCGGACCCCGCATGGGACGCGGCGACGTACGCGCCGCGGTGCTGGCCCTGCTCGCCGAGCAGCCGATGCACGGCTACCAGATCATCCAGGAGATCGAGCAGCGCAGCGACGGCGCCTGGAAGCCCAGCGCCGGCTCGGTGTACCCGACGCTGCAGATGCTCGCCGACGAGGGCCTGATCGTCGCCGAGGAGGCGAACGGCCGAAAGACGTATGCGCTCACCGACGCCGGTCGCGCCGAGGCAGAAGCCTCCGCGGACCGTCCGGCGCCCTGGGAGACACCGAGTCAGCGCGACGGCGGCCGCATGAGCGCGCTGCCGAAGGCCGGCTTCGCGCTCGCGCAGGCGGTCGGGCAGGTGGGGCGCACCGGCACGCCCGAGCAGGTGCAGAGCGCCGTCGAGATCCTCGACGAGGCCCGTCGCCGCGTGTACGCGCTGCTCGCACAGGGCTGA
- a CDS encoding NYN domain-containing protein: MTDRTSWILVDGENIDATLGGSILGRRPQPDERPRWDRLLSFIEERWQQPVRGLFFLNASTHLPMPFVQALLALGYTPVPLSGPADAKVVDLAIQRTLRALEDRSGDVVLVSHDRDFVDDLASLVDDDRRVGLIGFHEFRSSEFAAVPGIEFFDLEYDVHAFDAQLPRVRVIPIEEFDPAEFLG; the protein is encoded by the coding sequence GTGACGGATCGCACCAGCTGGATCCTCGTCGACGGCGAGAACATCGATGCCACGCTCGGCGGATCGATCCTGGGCCGTCGCCCGCAGCCCGACGAGCGCCCCCGGTGGGATCGTCTGCTGAGCTTCATCGAGGAGCGCTGGCAGCAGCCGGTACGCGGCCTTTTCTTCCTCAACGCGTCGACTCATCTGCCCATGCCGTTCGTGCAGGCGCTGCTGGCGCTCGGCTACACCCCGGTGCCGCTGTCGGGTCCGGCCGACGCGAAGGTCGTCGACCTCGCCATCCAGCGGACGCTCCGGGCTCTCGAGGATCGCAGCGGCGACGTCGTCCTCGTCAGTCACGACCGCGACTTCGTCGACGACCTCGCATCCCTCGTCGACGATGACCGCCGCGTCGGGCTGATCGGGTTCCACGAGTTCCGCAGCAGCGAGTTCGCCGCCGTTCCCGGCATCGAGTTCTTCGATCTCGAGTACGACGTGCACGCCTTCGACGCCCAACTGCCGCGCGTGCGCGTCATCCCCATCGAGGAGTTCGACCCGGCCGAGTTCCTCGGCTGA